One Triticum dicoccoides isolate Atlit2015 ecotype Zavitan chromosome 5B, WEW_v2.0, whole genome shotgun sequence genomic window carries:
- the LOC119308456 gene encoding uncharacterized protein LOC119308456 — MDFLLCVCLLQLMFLSCSPVAAQQPTPPAARALDAKLQEYAYRALLRPRTGIVYNATVPGLAGVSASALRLRSGSLRRKGLSQYFQFGLPTGVIAQPRVERIVLVYHNLRNWSQHYYPPPPGYTYLSPVLGLLAYDAANLSAVGLPELNIVASGSPILVHFSNVRAAPAGGPAPRCVWFDLDGVPQFRDQEASNVCATYRQGHFSVVVNSSEVAPAPLPPGAIAPPIPAAGGPTKGSSQAWKVAVGVVGGAIALGLLSSVLLCLVRHKRAKKLEVMERNSEVGETLRMAQVGRAQAPVALWTRTKPVIESEYAA, encoded by the coding sequence ATGGATTTCCTATTATGCGTCTGCCTCCTCCAACTGATGTTCTTGAGCTGTTCTCCGGTGGCGGCGCAGCAGCCGACGCCGCCGGCGGCGAGGGCCCTGGACGCAAAATTGCAGGAGTACGCGTACCGGGCCCTCCTCCGTCCGCGCACCGGCATTGTCTACAATGCCACCGTCCCCGGCCTCGCCGGCGTCTCGGCGTCCGCGCTCCGCCTGCGCAGCGGCAGCCTccggaggaaaggtttgtctcagtACTTCCAGTTCGGCCTGCCCACCGGCGTCATCGCGCAGCCGCGCGTGGAGAGGATAGTGCTCGTGTACCACAACCTGCGCAATTGGTCACAGCACTACTACCCGCCTCCGCCCGGGTACACCTACCTCTCGCCGGTGCTTGGGCTGCTGGCCTATGATGCTGCCAACCTTTCGGCAGTGGGGTTGCCGGAGCTGAACATTGTCGCGTCAGGAAGCCCGATTCTTGTACATTTCAGCAATGTCAgggcggcgccggcaggcggcccgGCACCACGGTGTGTGTGGTTTGACTTGGACGGTGTGCCGCAGTTCCGGGACCAAGAGGCAAGCAACGTGTGTGCTACGTATCGCCAAGGGCACTTCTCGGTAGTGGTGAACTCCAGTGAGGTTGCTCCTGCTCCATTGCCACCAGGCGCAATTGCCCCGCCGATACCGGCTGCCGGAGGTCCTACCAAGGGGAGCTCGCAAGCTTGGAAGGTTGCCGTTGGCGTGGTTGGGGGCGCCATAGCATTGGGGCTGTTATCTTCAGTTCTTCTGTGTCTGGTGAGGCATAAAAGGGCCAAGAAGTTGGAGGTGATGGAACGGAATTCAGAGGTTGGGGAGACACTGCGCATGGCGCAGGTTGGGCGGGCGCAAGCACCTGTAGCGTTGTGGACACGAACAAAGCCGGTGATTGAGAGCGAGTATGCTGCATAG